Proteins encoded within one genomic window of Sphaerotilus montanus:
- a CDS encoding flavin reductase family protein, giving the protein MQASPFTRQDFRAALGLFATGVTIVTARAADGTPVGLTANSFNSVSLTPPLVLWSLSLQAGSMAAFATGSHYAIHILAAEQRELAERFATRGADRFAGLDWRPGIGGVPLLDGAAAVLECHNRSRYEEGDHVIFVGEVEQCRYRADASPLIFHGGRFYTELPL; this is encoded by the coding sequence ATGCAAGCCTCCCCCTTCACCCGGCAGGATTTCCGCGCAGCGCTCGGCCTGTTCGCCACCGGTGTCACCATCGTCACCGCCCGGGCCGCCGACGGCACCCCGGTGGGGCTCACGGCCAATTCCTTCAACTCCGTCTCGCTGACGCCGCCGCTGGTGCTGTGGAGCCTGTCGCTGCAGGCCGGGTCGATGGCGGCGTTTGCCACCGGATCGCACTACGCCATCCACATCCTCGCCGCCGAGCAGCGGGAGCTGGCCGAACGCTTCGCCACCCGCGGCGCGGACCGTTTCGCGGGCCTGGACTGGCGCCCCGGTATCGGCGGCGTGCCGCTGCTGGACGGCGCCGCGGCGGTGCTCGAATGCCACAACCGCAGCCGCTACGAGGAAGGCGATCACGTCATCTTCGTCGGCGAGGTCGAGCAGTGCCGCTACCGGGCCGACGCCTCGCCGCTGATCTTCCACGGCGGGCGCTTCTACACCGAACTGCCGCTTTGA
- a CDS encoding restriction endonuclease translates to MKLKMAEKSLFAILLRSPWWMSLAIGAVIGLVAAVALPPEFRVAGAVSGFPFFVIGVMAARRQWGQPSAAQVAQTLQTVSAMAWPAFARALETAFQRDGYAVQRGTAPGVDFVLERQGRTTLVSARRWKAARIGLEPLRELQAARAAAEAQDALCIALGEFTDNTRPFVREHGITLWQSAELAKALRGIPLNA, encoded by the coding sequence TTGAAACTGAAAATGGCCGAAAAGTCGCTGTTCGCGATCCTGCTGCGATCCCCCTGGTGGATGAGCCTGGCGATCGGAGCGGTCATCGGGCTGGTGGCCGCCGTGGCGCTGCCGCCGGAGTTCCGTGTCGCGGGGGCCGTGTCGGGCTTTCCGTTCTTCGTCATCGGCGTCATGGCCGCGCGCCGTCAATGGGGGCAGCCCAGCGCGGCCCAGGTGGCGCAGACCCTGCAGACGGTGAGCGCCATGGCGTGGCCCGCCTTCGCCCGCGCGCTGGAAACCGCGTTCCAGCGCGACGGCTACGCGGTGCAGCGCGGCACGGCCCCGGGCGTCGACTTCGTGCTGGAGCGCCAGGGCCGCACCACGCTGGTGAGCGCACGCCGCTGGAAAGCCGCACGGATCGGGCTGGAGCCGCTGCGCGAACTGCAGGCGGCGCGCGCGGCGGCCGAGGCGCAGGACGCGCTGTGCATCGCCCTGGGCGAGTTCACCGACAACACCCGTCCCTTTGTCCGCGAGCACGGCATCACCTTGTGGCAGTCGGCCGAGCTGGCGAAGGCCCTGCGGGGGATCCCGTTGAACGCCTGA
- a CDS encoding AmpG family muropeptide MFS transporter, translating into MSRPTSTALPPVRPSGTASATQWLLRWWRLLAVLVLGFASGLPLALTGQAMQAWLSLEGVDVATIGFLSLVGLPYTFKFLWAPLMDRFDPPFLGRRRGWLVLTQLALAGVLVLMADTSPKTSMQLFALLAVAVAFLSASQDVVIDAYRTDVLPAAERGLGSSVAVLGYRLAMILSGGVALIWTDPANVAAAAAAGDGTGWTWPEVYRLMAALMVGAAVVSALAMPRLKGMVRPESVARNDLIGFVAVLVAVAAGYVLTDKVLGSVASALLQPLLEHTTLPAPLRQRWVDLLGLVLGIGVTLPLAAWAARKARFDTLLGGLQSYFSQPGAWAFLGFIVLYKLGDAFAGSLMTPFLLKAMAYGSAEVGVVNKVLGLWLTIGGALLGGALMVRLGLWRSLLLFGVLQMASNLGFWWLSVHGKGVLPGLTVPAFDWGFLHLAQATPVDGGLLMVIAFENLSGGMGTAAFVAFLMSLTSQRFSATQYALLSAFASVGRVWVGPLAGVLAESIGWPSFFIVSTFAALPALWMLWGLRATVQALEVDPATVALDD; encoded by the coding sequence ATGTCCCGCCCCACTTCCACCGCCTTGCCGCCCGTCCGCCCGTCCGGCACGGCCTCTGCCACCCAGTGGCTGCTGCGCTGGTGGCGCCTGCTGGCGGTGCTGGTGCTGGGCTTTGCCTCGGGGCTGCCGCTGGCGCTCACGGGGCAGGCGATGCAGGCCTGGCTGAGTCTGGAGGGCGTGGATGTGGCGACGATCGGCTTCCTGAGCCTGGTCGGGCTGCCGTACACCTTCAAGTTCCTGTGGGCGCCGCTGATGGACCGCTTCGATCCGCCCTTCCTCGGGCGGCGGCGCGGCTGGCTGGTGCTGACGCAGCTCGCGCTGGCGGGCGTGCTGGTGCTGATGGCGGATACCTCGCCGAAGACCTCGATGCAGCTGTTCGCGCTGCTGGCGGTGGCCGTGGCCTTTCTGTCGGCCTCGCAGGATGTCGTGATCGACGCCTACCGCACCGACGTGCTGCCGGCCGCCGAGCGCGGGCTGGGTTCGTCGGTGGCGGTGCTGGGCTACCGGCTGGCGATGATCCTGTCGGGCGGCGTGGCGCTGATCTGGACCGATCCGGCCAACGTGGCGGCCGCTGCTGCGGCCGGAGACGGCACCGGCTGGACCTGGCCCGAGGTCTACCGGCTGATGGCCGCGCTGATGGTGGGGGCGGCGGTGGTGTCGGCGCTGGCGATGCCGCGGCTGAAGGGGATGGTGCGGCCCGAGAGCGTGGCGCGCAACGACCTGATCGGCTTCGTGGCGGTGCTGGTGGCGGTCGCGGCGGGCTATGTGCTGACGGACAAGGTGCTGGGTTCGGTGGCGAGCGCGCTGCTGCAGCCCCTGCTGGAGCACACCACGCTGCCAGCGCCGCTGCGCCAGCGCTGGGTGGATCTGCTGGGCCTCGTGCTGGGCATCGGCGTGACGCTGCCGCTGGCGGCGTGGGCGGCGCGCAAGGCGCGTTTCGACACGCTGCTGGGCGGGCTGCAGAGCTATTTCAGCCAGCCGGGGGCGTGGGCCTTCCTGGGCTTCATCGTGCTCTACAAGCTGGGCGATGCCTTCGCCGGCTCGCTGATGACGCCGTTCCTGCTGAAGGCGATGGCCTACGGCTCGGCCGAGGTCGGCGTGGTCAACAAGGTGCTCGGGTTGTGGCTGACGATCGGTGGCGCGCTGCTGGGCGGGGCGCTGATGGTCCGGCTCGGCCTGTGGCGCTCGCTGCTGCTGTTCGGCGTGCTGCAGATGGCGAGCAACCTGGGCTTCTGGTGGCTGTCGGTCCATGGCAAGGGCGTGCTGCCGGGCCTCACGGTGCCGGCCTTCGACTGGGGCTTCCTGCACCTGGCGCAGGCGACACCGGTCGACGGCGGCCTGCTGATGGTGATCGCCTTCGAGAACCTCTCCGGCGGCATGGGCACGGCGGCGTTCGTCGCCTTCCTGATGAGCCTGACCAGCCAGCGTTTCTCGGCCACGCAGTACGCGCTGCTCTCGGCGTTTGCCTCGGTCGGTCGGGTCTGGGTCGGGCCGCTGGCGGGGGTGCTGGCCGAGTCGATCGGCTGGCCGAGCTTCTTCATCGTGTCCACGTTCGCCGCGCTGCCGGCGTTATGGATGCTCTGGGGCCTGCGCGCGACGGTGCAGGCGCTGGAGGTCGATCCGGCCACGGTCGCTCTCGACGACTGA
- a CDS encoding M48 family metallopeptidase, whose translation MSTTLHQDLVEDATITTRIDLHRSGCSCALHGRRLFTGLLAGAAATAALPALARDGVEVGGNSKFTKLVSAEQVESAAQEQYLQMRQEASSKRALAPANHPQQQRLQAIADRLIPYTYEWNPRARNWTWQVSLIGSKELNAFCMPGGKIAFYLGILQTLQLSDEEVAMIMGHEMAHALREHARERMGKQTATRGAIELGAAIFGLGGLARSAADIGGQLLTLKYGRDDESEADLVGMELAARSGYNPRAGVSLWQKMAEASKGAPPQFLSTHPSSSTRIQDIEANLPKVEPLYARAARPPRVFGPPSLRGAAG comes from the coding sequence ATGTCTACCACCCTGCACCAGGACCTTGTCGAAGACGCCACCATCACCACCCGCATCGACCTGCACCGGTCGGGCTGCAGCTGCGCGCTGCATGGCCGGCGCCTGTTCACGGGCTTGCTGGCCGGCGCGGCCGCGACCGCGGCGCTGCCGGCGCTGGCCCGCGATGGCGTGGAGGTGGGGGGCAACTCCAAGTTCACCAAGCTGGTGTCGGCCGAGCAGGTCGAGTCTGCTGCACAGGAGCAGTACCTGCAGATGCGCCAGGAGGCCAGCAGCAAGCGCGCGCTGGCCCCGGCGAACCATCCGCAACAGCAGCGCCTGCAGGCGATCGCGGACCGGCTGATCCCCTACACCTACGAATGGAACCCGCGTGCCCGCAACTGGACCTGGCAGGTCAGCCTGATCGGCAGCAAGGAGCTGAACGCCTTCTGCATGCCGGGCGGCAAGATCGCGTTCTACCTGGGCATCCTGCAGACGCTGCAGCTCAGCGACGAGGAGGTCGCGATGATCATGGGCCACGAGATGGCGCACGCGCTGCGTGAACACGCCCGCGAGCGCATGGGCAAGCAGACGGCGACCCGCGGTGCGATCGAGCTGGGCGCAGCGATCTTCGGCCTGGGCGGACTGGCCCGTTCGGCCGCAGACATCGGCGGGCAGTTGCTGACGCTCAAGTACGGCCGCGACGACGAGTCCGAGGCCGATCTGGTCGGCATGGAGCTGGCCGCGCGGTCGGGGTACAACCCGCGGGCCGGGGTGTCGCTGTGGCAGAAGATGGCCGAGGCGAGCAAGGGCGCGCCGCCGCAGTTCCTCTCGACCCACCCGTCCAGCAGCACCCGCATCCAGGACATCGAGGCGAACCTGCCGAAGGTCGAGCCGCTCTACGCCCGCGCTGCCCGGCCGCCGCGGGTGTTCGGCCCGCCGTCGCTGCGCGGCGCTGCGGGCTGA
- a CDS encoding MBL fold metallo-hydrolase, protein MLRYHTHPVTAFAQNCSIVWDDATKQAAVIDPGGDLPKLLAEIDRRGLKLEQIWLTHAHIDHAGGTGQLARERGLPIIGPHPGDQFWIDGLAQQSKMFGFPPAEPFTPTRWLQDGDTVTLGAHTLNVRHCPGHTPGHVVFHSPEIQRAFVGDVLFAGSIGRTDFPGGHHQTLIDSITQRLWPMGDDTVFIPGHGPESSFGEERVTNQYVGGT, encoded by the coding sequence ATGCTGCGCTACCACACCCACCCCGTCACCGCCTTCGCCCAGAACTGCTCCATCGTCTGGGACGACGCAACGAAACAGGCCGCCGTCATCGACCCGGGCGGCGACCTGCCCAAGCTGCTCGCCGAGATCGACCGCCGCGGCCTGAAGCTCGAACAGATCTGGCTCACCCACGCCCACATCGACCACGCTGGCGGCACCGGCCAGCTCGCCCGCGAGCGCGGCCTGCCCATCATCGGCCCGCACCCCGGCGACCAGTTCTGGATCGACGGCCTCGCGCAGCAGAGCAAGATGTTCGGCTTCCCGCCCGCCGAACCGTTCACGCCGACACGCTGGCTGCAGGACGGCGACACGGTGACGCTCGGCGCGCACACGCTGAACGTGCGCCACTGCCCCGGCCACACGCCCGGCCACGTCGTCTTCCACAGCCCGGAGATCCAGCGCGCCTTCGTCGGCGATGTGCTGTTCGCCGGCAGCATCGGCCGCACCGACTTCCCCGGCGGCCACCACCAGACGCTGATCGACTCCATCACCCAGCGCCTGTGGCCCATGGGCGACGACACCGTCTTCATCCCCGGCCACGGCCCGGAAAGCAGCTTCGGCGAGGAGCGGGTCACGAACCAGTACGTCGGCGGCACCTGA
- a CDS encoding PQQ-dependent sugar dehydrogenase — protein sequence MRLNLFLSVALLAASVASTPGFAQAPAAPAGTAVVVRGLTDPWAMAFLPDGRMLITEKAGQLRIATPDGRLSAPLAGLPAVAATGQCGLLDVVLDPQFSENRRLFFTFAEPGAGGNSTAVGSARLVDDQLREVRTLFSQKPKRDSGSHCGSRIVVDRQGHLLVGLGDRFSGKDEAQNPGNHIGKVVRLTAEGRVPADNPFVGRAGAAPEVFSLGHRNIQGAALHPVTGELWASEHGPQGGDEINVVEAGRNYGWPLVTFGRNYVVGTRIGETGPKAGFEQPLHHWVPTSIAPSGMAFLSSDRYQARYPDWKGSLFVGALRGQALVRLTVDGRRITAEQRLLEGQARIRDVRQGPDGWLYVLTDGANGQVLRLLP from the coding sequence ATGCGCCTGAACCTGTTCCTCTCGGTGGCCCTGCTGGCCGCCAGCGTTGCCAGCACCCCCGGCTTCGCGCAAGCCCCCGCCGCGCCGGCGGGGACCGCCGTGGTGGTGCGCGGCCTGACGGACCCGTGGGCGATGGCCTTCCTGCCGGACGGGCGGATGCTCATCACCGAAAAGGCCGGTCAGCTCCGCATCGCCACCCCGGACGGCCGCCTGTCGGCACCGCTGGCCGGCCTGCCCGCGGTGGCGGCGACCGGGCAGTGCGGCCTGCTGGACGTCGTGCTCGACCCGCAGTTCAGCGAGAACCGCCGCCTGTTCTTCACCTTTGCCGAGCCAGGCGCGGGTGGCAACAGCACTGCGGTGGGCAGTGCGCGTCTGGTGGACGACCAGTTGCGCGAGGTGCGCACCCTGTTCAGCCAGAAGCCCAAGAGGGACAGCGGCAGCCACTGCGGCTCGCGCATCGTGGTCGACCGCCAGGGGCACCTGCTGGTCGGGCTGGGCGACCGCTTCAGCGGCAAGGACGAGGCGCAGAACCCGGGCAACCACATCGGCAAGGTGGTGCGCCTCACCGCCGAGGGCCGTGTGCCGGCGGACAACCCCTTTGTCGGCCGTGCCGGCGCGGCGCCCGAGGTGTTCAGCCTGGGCCACCGCAACATCCAGGGCGCGGCGCTGCACCCGGTGACGGGGGAGCTGTGGGCCAGCGAACACGGGCCGCAAGGGGGTGACGAGATCAATGTGGTCGAGGCCGGGCGCAACTACGGCTGGCCGCTGGTGACCTTCGGGCGCAACTACGTCGTGGGCACGCGCATCGGCGAGACCGGGCCGAAGGCGGGTTTCGAGCAGCCGCTGCACCACTGGGTGCCGACCTCGATTGCCCCGAGCGGCATGGCCTTCCTGAGCAGCGACCGCTACCAGGCCCGCTACCCCGACTGGAAAGGCAGCCTGTTCGTCGGCGCGCTGCGTGGCCAGGCGCTGGTGCGGCTGACGGTGGACGGTCGGCGCATCACGGCGGAGCAGCGGCTGCTGGAAGGCCAAGCCCGCATCCGCGACGTGCGGCAGGGGCCGGATGGCTGGCTGTATGTGTTGACCGATGGCGCCAACGGGC
- a CDS encoding helix-turn-helix transcriptional regulator, which translates to MLPVVSIQNRERPDRPRADPGTAPAAHSAQWLLHMLTGALDELDYGLLILDTTGHLMQANQMGHQHCTALHGSCRLQDGRLHTRAGSDDPVLQRALTQAAAGRRSLLKLGEGPHVETVAVVPLGSPQGGRADGAILLVFGKLQVCEALSVEHFARVHSLTHAEGMVLTALCSGDEPSAIARRFGVAVSTVRTQIASVRQKTQAASIRDLVRQVAMLPPIVSVLGHEAAH; encoded by the coding sequence ATGCTGCCCGTCGTTTCCATCCAGAACCGCGAACGCCCAGACCGACCTCGCGCCGACCCGGGCACAGCCCCTGCAGCCCACAGTGCGCAGTGGCTGCTGCACATGCTGACCGGGGCCCTGGACGAACTGGACTACGGCCTGCTGATTCTGGACACCACCGGGCATCTGATGCAGGCCAACCAGATGGGCCACCAGCACTGCACCGCACTGCACGGCTCCTGCCGCCTGCAGGATGGTCGGTTGCACACCCGGGCCGGCAGCGACGATCCGGTCCTGCAACGTGCGCTGACGCAGGCGGCTGCGGGCCGCCGCAGCCTGCTCAAGCTGGGTGAAGGACCGCACGTGGAAACGGTGGCCGTCGTGCCGCTGGGCAGCCCGCAGGGAGGCCGTGCCGACGGGGCGATCCTGCTGGTCTTCGGCAAGCTGCAGGTCTGCGAAGCGCTGAGCGTCGAGCACTTCGCCCGCGTGCACAGCCTCACCCATGCGGAAGGCATGGTGCTGACCGCGCTGTGCAGCGGCGACGAGCCGAGCGCCATCGCCCGCCGCTTCGGGGTGGCCGTCTCCACCGTGCGCACACAGATCGCCAGCGTGCGCCAGAAGACGCAGGCCGCCAGCATCCGCGATCTCGTGCGCCAGGTGGCGATGCTGCCCCCGATTGTGTCGGTGCTGGGACACGAAGCGGCGCACTGA
- a CDS encoding Crp/Fnr family transcriptional regulator, which produces MPRRYRKGVILIQEGEFGDTLYIVLSGRIKVFSIGPNDREITFGLYGSGEFVGEMSLDGGPRAASVITVEPTTCVVITRPTLLEHITQYPEFAFELLAKVIARARTATRDARNMALMDSYGRLVALIEELAVQQEDGTRRLVSRITHAEIASRIGCSREMVSRLLKDLERGGYTATIGRGLHILKPLPNRW; this is translated from the coding sequence GTGCCCCGCCGTTACCGCAAAGGCGTCATCCTGATCCAGGAAGGCGAATTCGGCGACACGCTCTACATCGTGCTGTCGGGCCGCATCAAGGTCTTCTCGATCGGTCCGAACGACCGCGAGATCACCTTCGGCCTCTACGGCAGCGGCGAGTTCGTCGGCGAGATGAGCCTGGATGGCGGACCGCGTGCAGCCAGTGTCATCACGGTCGAGCCGACCACCTGCGTCGTCATCACCCGCCCGACGCTGCTCGAACACATCACGCAGTACCCGGAGTTCGCGTTCGAGCTGCTCGCCAAGGTCATCGCCCGTGCCCGCACCGCCACCCGCGACGCCCGCAACATGGCGCTGATGGACAGCTACGGCCGCCTCGTCGCGCTGATCGAGGAACTGGCCGTGCAGCAGGAAGACGGCACGCGCCGCCTGGTCAGCCGCATCACCCATGCCGAGATCGCCAGCCGCATCGGCTGCTCGCGCGAGATGGTCAGCCGGCTGCTCAAGGACCTGGAGCGCGGCGGCTACACGGCCACCATCGGCCGCGGCCTGCACATCCTCAAGCCGCTGCCCAACCGCTGGTGA